Proteins from a genomic interval of Pseudomonas paeninsulae:
- the recD gene encoding exodeoxyribonuclease V subunit alpha encodes MNLADLPLGPLERALVDSLRRLDPAAEPLVLISAALLCAALDNGDVCLPLARRAGQRPWADHAFCLPALAEWQAQLQASSLVGGDGDFSPLILDHGRLYLARFQAYERQLAEQLLSRAADLPTVDEAQLSASLTRLFAFNVQQPDWQRLAAAQAVRRKLAVISGGPGTGKTTTVVRLLAALLEQPGGERMAIGLAAPTGKAAARMAEAIRNAKASLPVSEAVKAALPEQARTLHRLLGSRGDSPQVRHNAANPLALDVLVVDEASMVDLALMAKLIDALPPSARLILLGDKDQLCAVEAGAVFAELCAGRGFDAQAAADLQRITGQQVLVAQPASRLGDAVVLLTHSHRFAGDSGIGELARRINGGDVGGTLNLLKEQRSDLAWNAQPTPQDLLERLDRGYAPFLAAAKSADPQAAFAAFNDFRALCAQREGAWGVAGINEALEARVKRRSQVASRERWYVGRPVMVRQNDYALGLFNGDIGICLHSEHGLRVFFESEDGYRPFAPARLPSHDSAFAMTVHKSQGSEFSEVLLALPEQPSPLLSRSLFYTGITRAKHKVEIWGLPARLAEAVATRAERAAGLAERLAVVVLPVPPAGKDAGQLALFD; translated from the coding sequence ATGAACCTGGCCGATCTGCCACTTGGCCCCCTGGAACGTGCCCTGGTCGACAGCCTGCGGCGCCTCGACCCGGCGGCCGAACCGCTGGTGCTGATCTCGGCGGCGCTGCTCTGTGCGGCGCTGGATAACGGCGATGTCTGCCTACCGCTGGCGCGGCGGGCCGGGCAGCGGCCCTGGGCGGACCACGCGTTCTGTCTGCCGGCCCTGGCCGAGTGGCAGGCGCAACTGCAGGCCTCGTCGCTGGTCGGTGGCGACGGCGACTTCAGCCCGCTGATCCTCGACCACGGGCGGCTCTATCTAGCGCGCTTTCAGGCCTACGAGCGCCAGCTCGCCGAGCAGCTACTAAGCCGTGCGGCTGATCTGCCGACGGTCGACGAGGCTCAACTGAGCGCAAGCCTGACTCGCCTGTTCGCCTTCAACGTCCAACAACCCGACTGGCAGCGCTTGGCCGCTGCCCAGGCGGTACGGCGCAAGCTGGCGGTGATCTCCGGCGGCCCCGGCACCGGCAAGACCACCACCGTGGTGCGTCTGCTCGCCGCGCTACTCGAACAACCTGGCGGTGAGCGAATGGCCATTGGCCTGGCCGCGCCCACCGGCAAGGCGGCGGCACGCATGGCCGAGGCGATCCGTAATGCCAAGGCCAGCCTGCCGGTCAGCGAGGCGGTCAAGGCGGCGCTGCCGGAACAGGCGCGCACCCTGCACCGTCTGCTCGGCAGCCGTGGCGACAGCCCGCAGGTGCGGCATAACGCGGCCAACCCGCTGGCGCTGGATGTGCTGGTGGTCGACGAAGCCTCGATGGTCGACCTGGCGCTGATGGCCAAGCTGATCGATGCCCTCCCGCCCAGCGCGCGGTTGATCCTGCTCGGCGACAAGGACCAACTCTGTGCGGTGGAAGCCGGCGCGGTATTCGCCGAGCTCTGCGCGGGCCGCGGCTTCGACGCCCAGGCGGCCGCCGACCTGCAACGCATCACCGGCCAACAGGTACTGGTCGCACAGCCGGCTTCACGCCTGGGCGATGCCGTGGTGCTGCTGACTCACAGCCACCGTTTTGCCGGCGACAGCGGCATCGGTGAGCTGGCGCGGCGGATCAACGGCGGCGACGTCGGCGGCACCCTGAATTTGCTCAAGGAACAGCGCAGCGATCTGGCCTGGAATGCCCAACCGACTCCGCAGGATCTGCTCGAGCGGCTGGACCGGGGCTACGCGCCCTTTCTCGCCGCGGCGAAAAGCGCCGATCCACAGGCGGCCTTCGCCGCCTTCAACGACTTCCGTGCCCTCTGCGCCCAGCGCGAAGGTGCCTGGGGCGTGGCCGGGATCAATGAAGCGCTGGAAGCACGGGTGAAGAGGCGCAGCCAGGTCGCCAGCCGCGAACGCTGGTATGTCGGCCGGCCGGTGATGGTGCGGCAGAACGACTACGCCCTCGGCCTGTTTAACGGCGATATCGGCATCTGCCTGCACAGCGAACACGGCCTGCGGGTGTTCTTCGAAAGTGAGGACGGTTACCGCCCCTTCGCCCCGGCACGCCTGCCCAGCCACGACAGCGCCTTCGCCATGACCGTGCACAAGAGCCAGGGCTCGGAGTTCAGCGAAGTGCTGCTGGCGCTGCCCGAGCAACCCAGCCCGCTACTCAGTCGCAGCCTGTTCTACACCGGCATCACCCGGGCCAAGCACAAGGTGGAAATCTGGGGCCTGCCGGCGCGTCTGGCCGAGGCGGTGGCCACCCGCGCCGAGCGCGCGGCGGGATTGGCCGAACGGCTGGCGGTGGTGGTTTTGCCGGTGCCGCCGGCGGGTAAGGATGCTGGCCAATTGGCGTTGTTCGACTGA